From a region of the Halorubrum sp. BV1 genome:
- a CDS encoding DsrE/DsrF/DrsH-like family protein: MSTDTSASADGDDATDPGSEPAPETVADLRTRIDDLESEVSDLRAEVDDDGAQKMVIIATKGTLDMAYPPLILASTAAAFGYDVTLFHTFWGLEILHEENSKDLKLSSVGNPNMPVPNVIGALPGMDRMTTRMMRNKIADNDVASIEELIETSLASGVELQACQMTIDLLGYDEDDFYDGVTTGVGAASAFQDMADADIQLLV; this comes from the coding sequence ATGAGCACGGACACATCCGCGTCCGCAGACGGCGACGACGCGACGGACCCCGGCTCCGAGCCAGCGCCCGAGACGGTCGCCGACCTACGCACGCGCATCGACGACCTCGAGTCCGAGGTGTCCGACCTGCGCGCCGAGGTCGACGACGACGGCGCACAGAAGATGGTGATCATCGCCACGAAGGGCACGCTCGATATGGCGTACCCGCCGCTCATTCTCGCGAGCACGGCGGCCGCCTTCGGCTACGATGTCACTCTCTTCCACACCTTCTGGGGACTCGAGATCCTCCACGAGGAAAACTCGAAAGACCTCAAGCTCAGCTCCGTCGGCAACCCCAACATGCCGGTGCCGAACGTCATCGGCGCGCTCCCCGGTATGGACCGAATGACCACCCGGATGATGCGGAACAAGATCGCCGACAACGATGTCGCCTCGATCGAGGAGCTGATAGAGACCTCGCTCGCGAGCGGCGTGGAACTGCAGGCGTGCCAGATGACGATCGATCTCCTCGGCTACGACGAGGACGACTTCTACGACGGTGTCACAACGGGCGTCGGGGCCGCCTCGGCGTTTCAGGACATGGCCGACGCGGACATCCAACTGCTCGTCTAG
- a CDS encoding sulfurtransferase TusA family protein has translation MSTETAAQTLDVKGQNCPMPVIKTRGAFDDLAPGEVLEVVATDSGSMSDIAGWADSTDGAELVEQEEATEGGEDVYKHYLRKTE, from the coding sequence ATGAGTACGGAAACTGCAGCCCAGACGCTGGACGTGAAGGGACAGAACTGCCCGATGCCCGTTATCAAGACTCGCGGTGCCTTCGACGACCTCGCCCCCGGCGAGGTGCTCGAAGTAGTCGCGACCGACTCGGGGAGTATGAGCGACATCGCCGGCTGGGCCGACTCGACAGACGGCGCAGAGCTGGTCGAACAGGAGGAAGCCACCGAAGGGGGCGAAGACGTGTACAAACACTACCTCCGCAAGACCGAGTGA
- a CDS encoding DUF1641 domain-containing protein yields the protein MSDATDDADDEQSTPEGVDGESDGEELDRADLESIVAENPEAVAAFVERLDAVNEFLDVVSLGENALTDEMVVELTGTASTLAESADGLATDETVALAEAVGANGAELHDALETLVELQRSGALDDLAEVAQVGSLASDALDDEMVRSLAKTGSALGEVADTAADDDVRDGATTLLEGVGAAERSDPEPVGALGLARSVRDPEVQYGLGYVIAISKAIGRSRAADGD from the coding sequence ATGTCGGACGCCACTGACGACGCCGACGACGAGCAATCGACCCCCGAGGGCGTGGACGGGGAGAGCGACGGGGAAGAACTCGACCGCGCCGACCTCGAGTCGATCGTCGCGGAGAACCCCGAGGCGGTCGCCGCGTTCGTCGAGCGGCTCGACGCGGTCAACGAGTTTCTCGACGTCGTGTCGCTCGGCGAGAACGCGCTCACAGACGAGATGGTCGTCGAACTCACCGGCACGGCCTCGACGCTCGCGGAGTCCGCGGACGGACTCGCGACGGACGAGACGGTCGCACTCGCGGAGGCGGTCGGCGCGAACGGGGCCGAGCTTCACGACGCCTTGGAGACGCTCGTCGAACTCCAGCGAAGTGGTGCGCTAGACGACCTCGCAGAGGTCGCACAGGTCGGGTCGCTCGCGAGCGACGCCCTCGACGACGAGATGGTCCGCTCGCTCGCGAAGACCGGATCCGCGCTGGGTGAGGTGGCGGACACCGCGGCCGACGACGACGTCCGCGACGGCGCAACGACGCTTCTCGAAGGCGTCGGTGCCGCAGAGCGCAGCGACCCCGAACCGGTCGGCGCGCTCGGACTCGCGCGCTCGGTCCGCGATCCGGAGGTGCAGTACGGGCTGGGCTACGTCATCGCCATCTCGAAAGCGATCGGGCGGTCACGGGCGGCTGACGGAGACTGA